A single region of the Arthrobacter sp. V1I7 genome encodes:
- a CDS encoding purine-nucleoside phosphorylase, whose amino-acid sequence MSNTEFLNTDPFDAARAAADYIADETGVDSHDVALVLGSGWADAADLIGETTATLSAAEVPGFSAPSVTGHVGTIRSVLTREGGKRALVLGARTHYYEGKGVRAVVHGVRTAAAAGCKTLVLTNGCGGLNEDWTPGTPVLISDHINLTATSPLEGATFVDLTDLYSARIRDLAREVDSSLDQGVYAQFTGPHYETPAEVQYAKRIGADLVGMSTALEAIAGRHAGLEVFGISLVTNLAAGISPVPLSHEEVLAAGHAAGPRISKLLAEIIAKL is encoded by the coding sequence GTGAGTAATACAGAATTCCTGAACACGGATCCCTTCGACGCCGCCCGCGCCGCCGCCGACTACATCGCCGACGAGACGGGCGTCGATTCCCACGACGTGGCCCTCGTGCTCGGTTCGGGCTGGGCCGACGCCGCCGACCTGATCGGCGAGACCACCGCGACGCTGTCCGCGGCCGAGGTCCCGGGCTTCTCCGCGCCCTCGGTGACGGGCCATGTGGGCACCATCCGATCGGTGCTGACCAGGGAGGGGGGCAAGCGCGCCCTGGTCCTGGGCGCGCGGACCCACTACTACGAGGGCAAGGGCGTCCGCGCCGTGGTCCACGGCGTGCGCACCGCCGCGGCCGCCGGCTGCAAGACCCTCGTCCTGACCAACGGCTGCGGCGGGCTGAACGAGGACTGGACGCCGGGCACCCCGGTGCTGATCAGTGATCACATCAACCTCACCGCCACGTCCCCGCTCGAGGGCGCCACCTTCGTGGACCTGACAGACCTGTACTCCGCCCGCATCCGGGACCTCGCCCGTGAGGTCGACTCCTCCCTGGACCAGGGCGTCTACGCGCAGTTCACCGGACCGCATTACGAGACCCCCGCCGAGGTGCAGTACGCCAAGCGGATCGGAGCCGACCTGGTGGGCATGTCCACCGCGCTCGAAGCCATCGCCGGACGCCACGCCGGCTTGGAGGTCTTCGGCATTTCGCTCGTGACCAACCTCGCCGCCGGCATCAGCCCGGTGCCGCTAAGCCACGAGGAAGTCCTGGCAGCCGGCCACGCCGCGGGTCCCCGCATCTCCAAACTGCTTGCGGAGATCATCGCCAAGCTCTAG
- a CDS encoding NAD(P)-dependent alcohol dehydrogenase yields the protein MFTVNAYAAPSATGDLVPTTIERRDLGAHDVLIEVRYAGICHSDIHTVRGDWGPQTYPLVPGHEIAGIVTETGSAVTKHQVGDRVGIGCMVNSCRECANCLKGEEQYCLNGMTGTYGAVDRDGTITQGGYSTHAVVTEDFVVSIPEGLGLDVAAPLLCAGITTYSPLRHWGAGPGKKVAIVGLGGLGHMAVKLAHAMGAEVTVLSQSLKKQEDGLRLGADHYYATSDEGTFETLAGTFDLIINTVSATIDISAYLQLLTLDGALVNVGAPAEPLPVNAFALIMGRRSFAGSMIGGIRQTQEMLDFCAEHQLGAEIEVIPAGKINDAYERVLASDVRYRFVIDASTLS from the coding sequence ATGTTTACCGTCAATGCTTACGCAGCACCGTCCGCCACCGGGGACCTGGTCCCTACGACCATCGAACGCCGGGACCTTGGCGCCCACGATGTCCTGATCGAGGTCAGGTACGCGGGCATCTGCCATTCCGACATCCACACCGTCCGCGGCGACTGGGGACCCCAGACCTACCCGCTGGTTCCCGGCCACGAGATCGCCGGCATCGTCACCGAAACCGGCTCCGCCGTCACCAAGCACCAGGTCGGCGACCGGGTCGGCATCGGCTGCATGGTCAACTCCTGCCGCGAGTGCGCCAACTGCCTGAAAGGCGAAGAGCAGTACTGCCTCAACGGAATGACCGGCACCTACGGGGCCGTCGACCGCGACGGCACCATCACCCAGGGCGGCTACTCCACCCACGCCGTCGTGACCGAAGACTTCGTCGTCAGCATCCCCGAGGGCCTCGGGCTCGACGTCGCCGCACCCCTGCTGTGCGCGGGGATCACCACGTACTCCCCGCTGCGGCACTGGGGTGCCGGCCCGGGCAAGAAAGTCGCCATCGTCGGGCTCGGCGGCCTGGGGCACATGGCCGTCAAGCTCGCCCACGCCATGGGCGCCGAGGTCACCGTCCTGTCCCAGTCGCTGAAAAAGCAGGAAGACGGGCTGCGCCTGGGCGCGGACCACTACTACGCCACGAGCGACGAGGGGACCTTCGAGACGCTCGCGGGGACCTTCGACCTGATCATCAACACCGTCAGCGCCACAATCGACATCAGCGCCTACCTGCAGCTGCTGACCCTCGACGGCGCCCTGGTCAACGTCGGAGCCCCCGCCGAACCGCTCCCGGTCAACGCGTTCGCCCTCATCATGGGACGCCGGTCCTTCGCAGGCTCCATGATCGGCGGAATTCGGCAAACCCAGGAAATGCTCGACTTCTGCGCCGAGCACCAGCTCGGAGCCGAGATCGAAGTCATCCCGGCCGGCAAGATCAACGACGCCTACGAACGAGTCCTGGCCTCGGACGTGCGCTACCGGTTTGTCATCGACGCATCCACCTTGAGCTAG
- a CDS encoding NAD(P)H-quinone dehydrogenase encodes MTTHPDFSSPRITILGGGPGGYEAAMVAASLGATVTIIERAGLGGSAVLTDVVPSKTLIATADLMTRVGEAGELGVKFDVDGGDFAPVMRADLKHINDRLLGLARQQSEDIRAGLEHQGVRILIGSGTLLDNHTIEVLTVDGTETVEADAILLTVGAHPRELPSARPDGVRILNWAQIYSMDELPEELIVVGSGVTGAEFASAYNGLGSKVTLISSRDRVLPGSDTDAAEVLEAVFERRGVKVLSRARAETVERTEDGVVVTLGDGSKVTGSHCLVAVGSIPNTAGIGLEEAGVALTESGHIKVDGVSRTSAPNIYAAGDCTGVLALASVAAMQGRIAVAHFLGDSVTPIKLHQVASNIFTSPEIASVGVSEAEIDSGKYQGDVVKLSLKSNARAKMRNHKDGFVKIFARKGSGTVIGGVVVGPNASELIFAISIAVKQKLHVDDVASTFTVYPSLSGSISEAARRLHVHM; translated from the coding sequence GTGACTACGCATCCCGATTTCAGCTCACCCCGCATCACAATCCTGGGCGGAGGGCCCGGTGGCTACGAAGCCGCGATGGTCGCCGCCTCCCTGGGCGCGACGGTCACTATCATTGAACGCGCGGGCCTCGGCGGCTCCGCCGTGCTGACCGACGTCGTGCCGTCCAAAACGCTAATTGCGACGGCGGACCTGATGACCCGCGTGGGGGAGGCCGGCGAGCTGGGCGTCAAGTTCGACGTCGACGGCGGCGACTTCGCGCCGGTGATGCGGGCCGACCTCAAACACATCAACGACCGCCTGCTGGGCCTGGCGCGCCAGCAGTCCGAGGACATCCGGGCCGGCCTGGAGCACCAGGGCGTCCGGATCCTGATCGGCTCCGGAACGTTGTTGGACAACCACACCATCGAGGTCCTCACCGTCGACGGCACCGAGACGGTTGAAGCGGATGCGATTCTGCTCACAGTCGGCGCCCACCCGCGCGAACTGCCCAGCGCGCGGCCGGACGGCGTGCGGATCCTGAACTGGGCGCAGATCTACAGCATGGACGAACTCCCCGAGGAACTGATCGTGGTGGGGTCCGGCGTGACCGGCGCCGAATTTGCCTCCGCGTACAACGGCCTGGGCTCCAAAGTGACCCTGATTTCCAGCCGCGACCGCGTGCTGCCGGGTTCCGACACGGATGCCGCCGAGGTCCTTGAGGCTGTCTTTGAACGCCGCGGCGTCAAGGTGCTCTCGCGCGCCCGCGCCGAGACGGTGGAGCGCACCGAGGACGGCGTCGTGGTCACGCTCGGAGACGGCTCGAAGGTCACCGGCAGCCACTGCCTCGTCGCCGTCGGGTCCATTCCGAACACCGCCGGGATCGGCCTCGAGGAGGCCGGCGTTGCGCTCACCGAGAGCGGCCACATCAAGGTCGACGGCGTCTCCCGCACCAGCGCACCGAACATCTACGCGGCCGGTGACTGCACCGGCGTGCTCGCCCTGGCGTCCGTGGCCGCGATGCAGGGCCGGATCGCCGTCGCGCACTTCCTGGGCGACAGCGTCACGCCGATCAAGCTGCACCAGGTGGCGTCCAACATCTTCACCTCACCGGAAATCGCATCCGTCGGCGTGTCCGAGGCCGAGATCGACTCCGGCAAATACCAGGGCGACGTCGTCAAGTTGTCGCTGAAGAGCAACGCCCGCGCCAAGATGCGCAACCACAAGGACGGGTTCGTCAAGATCTTCGCCCGCAAGGGCTCCGGCACCGTGATCGGCGGCGTCGTGGTGGGTCCGAACGCCTCCGAGCTGATCTTCGCGATCTCGATTGCGGTGAAGCAGAAACTGCACGTCGACGACGTCGCCAGCACCTTTACGGTGTACCCCTCGCTGAGCGGCTCCATCTCCGAAGCGGCCCGGCGCCTGCACGTGCACATGTAG
- a CDS encoding Rrf2 family transcriptional regulator, translated as MKMGRGVEWAVHSCVNMAWTPAGEAVNSARLAEYYKLPAAYLNKQLQALVRAGVMTSVSGPRGGFHLARRPEHITVLDVVLALEGPEPAFRCEGILGNSPEADPEANFVRSCLISQTMRQAELVWRQALARQTIAGIADSMERRFPDDRQRALDFFATDAG; from the coding sequence ATGAAGATGGGCCGTGGGGTGGAGTGGGCCGTGCACAGTTGCGTCAACATGGCCTGGACCCCGGCGGGAGAGGCGGTCAACAGCGCCCGGCTGGCCGAGTACTACAAACTCCCCGCCGCCTACCTGAACAAGCAGCTGCAGGCCCTGGTCCGCGCCGGGGTGATGACTTCCGTTTCCGGTCCTCGGGGAGGTTTCCACCTGGCCCGCCGGCCGGAACACATCACCGTGCTGGACGTTGTCCTGGCGCTGGAGGGACCCGAGCCGGCGTTCCGCTGCGAGGGGATCCTGGGTAACAGCCCGGAGGCAGATCCGGAAGCGAATTTCGTCCGGAGCTGTCTCATTTCACAGACCATGCGCCAGGCCGAGCTGGTGTGGCGGCAGGCCCTGGCGCGCCAGACCATCGCCGGGATCGCCGATTCGATGGAACGGCGTTTCCCGGACGACAGGCAGCGGGCGCTGGACTTTTTCGCCACAGATGCAGGCTAG